The segment CATGAGAGACGATTACTACCTTGCCGCCGCCTTTTTTCTCCATGCGATGAGCAATATCCTCAAAACCGGAATAGACCCGCTCGCGAAGTTGATCATAGGTCTCTGCCCAATTTGCAGTATCCGCTTCATAAACCGCATTAGCGATCTCTTTGAAGGTGGTATGCGTCATGAATGTTTCATTGTCTCCTTTGAAATCAAGTACACGAGGAATGACGCCCCACATTTCAGCATCATAGCCGCCTTCTAGTGAACCAAAACACCATTCGCGTATCCGGTTGTCGATAGAATAAGGGATCTTAGGCCCATTCACGTGCTCGCCTAAAACGATCCGCATGGTTTCAATGGCACGGCCGCTGTCACTAGAAACCGCATCGGCAAAATCGATATCCCGCAAACCTAAACCTAGATAATGGATGTCTTCACGACCTCGTTTTGTCAGGGGTGTATCACACCAGCCTTGGACACGTTGAACCGTGTTGAACATTGTTTTACCATGTCGAATGATATAAAGCTCTGTCTTTGCCATATTTACTCCTCCTAATTTTTAGTGAAAAAAGGGTTAGTGTTCTTTTCCCGTTCGATGGTGGTTGCGTCGCCGTGTCCAGGATAGACCGGCATTTGTTGCGGCAATGTAAATAGTTGAGTCCGGATGCTGTCTAATAATTGTTCCGAATTTCCAGTTGGCAAATCAGTTCGGCCAATGCTTCCGCGGAACAACGCATCACCAGACACCACAAAATCATCAAAAATAAAGCTGACACTGCCGATGGAATGTCCCGGTGTCGCTACTACTGTAAAAGTCATATCGCCAAGAGTATAATCTTTTAATTCAAACAAGTGATCAGCAGGTTTGACGATGATGTCCGGGATATCATCATGACGACCTAATCCAGATAGATTTTTCACAGGATCTTGCAGCCAGTCACTTTCTAATGGACTGACATAAAGGGGGATTTGATATTGTTCCCGTAGTGCATCGACTGCGCCGATATGATCCCAGTGAGTATGTGTCAACAATATAGCTGCTGGTTTGCGTTGAAGCTGCTGAATCTGTTGGATGATTTTTTCTGATTCTGCGCCTGGATCAACGATCAGCAGATTGTCCTTGTTATAAATGAGGTAACAATTTTCTTCAATCAAGCCTGTTTTTAACCGTAAGATTTCCATAAAGAACCTCCTTAATAAATCTCCTTTAAGTATAGCGCAAAGAAAGTGATCCAACAAAGAAATTGAGATCCTTTTATTCTGAAATCAAAAATAATTTCCTGCAAGGAGTCAACGAACCATTTATGATTAAAAATACATCAAATCACCTAACGGATATATACTTCAAATATATCTGATAGGACAAATGTGGTCTGCTGTTAATGATTT is part of the Enterococcus mediterraneensis genome and harbors:
- a CDS encoding histidine phosphatase family protein, with amino-acid sequence MAKTELYIIRHGKTMFNTVQRVQGWCDTPLTKRGREDIHYLGLGLRDIDFADAVSSDSGRAIETMRIVLGEHVNGPKIPYSIDNRIREWCFGSLEGGYDAEMWGVIPRVLDFKGDNETFMTHTTFKEIANAVYEADTANWAETYDQLRERVYSGFEDIAHRMEKKGGGKVVIVSHGLTISFLLNLIDASQPVRANLLNGSVTHLVYEDGKFSIIEVGSIDYLEKGKKLSQDLLE
- a CDS encoding MBL fold metallo-hydrolase, which encodes MEILRLKTGLIEENCYLIYNKDNLLIVDPGAESEKIIQQIQQLQRKPAAILLTHTHWDHIGAVDALREQYQIPLYVSPLESDWLQDPVKNLSGLGRHDDIPDIIVKPADHLFELKDYTLGDMTFTVVATPGHSIGSVSFIFDDFVVSGDALFRGSIGRTDLPTGNSEQLLDSIRTQLFTLPQQMPVYPGHGDATTIEREKNTNPFFTKN